A genome region from Thermoanaerobacterium xylanolyticum LX-11 includes the following:
- a CDS encoding response regulator transcription factor, which translates to MWNELKFKKLAKYVDSINLTKREMEILFYIFKGYKNNQIANILHIKKNTVKNHIYHIYKKFNAKNKIEIMFRILGNRDIFKDKIDYVKII; encoded by the coding sequence ATGTGGAATGAATTAAAATTTAAAAAATTAGCCAAGTACGTAGATAGCATAAATTTAACAAAAAGAGAAATGGAGATACTTTTTTATATATTTAAAGGCTATAAAAACAATCAAATTGCTAATATTTTACACATAAAAAAGAATACTGTTAAAAACCACATTTATCATATTTACAAAAAATTTAATGCGAAAAATAAAATTGAAATAATGTTTAGGATTTTAGGAAATAGAGATATTTTTAAAGATAAAATTGATTACGTAAAAATAATATAA
- a CDS encoding nucleoside deaminase: MYNEFMKAAIDEAIISFKLGEMPVGAVVVKDGIIIGRGYNLKETEKDATQHAEINAIKDACKSIGDWRLNGASLYVTLEPCPMCAGAIIESRIKRVYVGAESRDNGAAGTVYDLLNKKAEVYFGIMEDECKKLINDFFSRLR, translated from the coding sequence ATGTACAACGAGTTTATGAAGGCTGCTATAGATGAGGCTATTATAAGCTTTAAACTTGGAGAGATGCCGGTTGGTGCAGTTGTAGTTAAAGATGGCATCATTATTGGCAGAGGCTACAATCTAAAAGAAACAGAAAAAGATGCGACGCAGCACGCTGAAATCAATGCTATAAAGGATGCTTGCAAAAGCATTGGCGATTGGAGGCTTAATGGTGCATCGCTCTATGTCACATTAGAGCCATGTCCAATGTGTGCAGGTGCAATAATAGAGTCTCGGATAAAAAGAGTGTATGTAGGCGCAGAGAGTCGTGATAACGGTGCTGCAGGTACTGTATATGATCTTTTAAATAAAAAAGCAGAAGTTTATTTTGGCATCATGGAAGATGAGTGCAAAAAATTGATAAATGATTTTTTTAGTAGACTAAGGTGA
- a CDS encoding HD domain-containing phosphohydrolase, which produces MFRSYRNRLFVIIFGVSVFVYLLSFVHIVKGIGNNIFASFLILFISAFIAMTESKHLSYPIEKLNKGVKRIIDGEYDYNIDIDVSEEFVELSRSFREMSHKLKSTYEELKRESQELLKKNNELQDYYAELEASYEQMEAVTNELEKSESRYRTLVDNISDILWFTDGEYNIEFINNRSVRYLDYMPDEMTGRKITEFVHDDDKKIMEDLMNGRISMAEIKFKKRDGSILLTETRAKVIKNNENEIVGIQGLSRDITDYNNAKKEIMERNRQILAIGNVTQLLTKNLEPRDVLYSIAEKISTILSSPLCTIRTINESGRLELMVAAGELRDMPLLKELSLSSDENVKLLVSKEITVLDPNKFPIDDNLLLRLKELNVKNVIAVPLISKDKAVGILNILTTSRLANDISLLRSVADSVSVAIENANLYDDMRNWYFRTIDALAHAVEAKDKYTKGHSLRVSKYAAIIAESMGLPKDEIEKIRIAGLLHDIGKIGVADSILTKPGKLTSEEYDKIKQHPKISRKILEPIGLSKDIIDGIEKHHERYDGKGYPFGLNDDNIPLIAAILCVADSFDAMTSDRSYRKGISFDEAVNELLKYKGTQFNPRVVDSVISIYMRDRKKMERIKIETEIAN; this is translated from the coding sequence ATGTTTAGAAGTTATCGCAATCGTTTGTTTGTCATAATATTCGGAGTTTCAGTCTTTGTATATCTACTTTCGTTTGTCCACATAGTAAAAGGCATAGGCAATAACATATTTGCTTCTTTTTTGATATTGTTTATTTCGGCTTTTATAGCAATGACAGAGTCAAAGCACTTGTCATATCCAATAGAAAAGTTGAATAAAGGCGTTAAACGTATAATAGATGGTGAATACGATTATAATATTGATATAGATGTTTCAGAAGAATTTGTAGAGTTATCAAGAAGTTTTAGAGAAATGTCACATAAGCTAAAGTCAACTTATGAAGAGTTAAAAAGGGAATCTCAGGAGCTTTTAAAGAAAAACAATGAATTGCAAGATTACTATGCAGAGCTTGAGGCGTCTTATGAGCAGATGGAAGCTGTGACAAACGAACTTGAGAAATCGGAATCAAGGTATAGGACACTGGTAGACAATATTTCAGATATTCTTTGGTTTACTGATGGTGAATACAATATAGAGTTTATTAATAATAGATCAGTAAGATATTTAGATTACATGCCAGACGAGATGACAGGCAGAAAAATCACAGAATTCGTTCATGACGACGATAAGAAGATCATGGAAGATCTGATGAATGGTAGAATAAGCATGGCGGAAATAAAATTCAAAAAAAGAGATGGTTCAATACTTCTTACAGAAACGAGAGCTAAGGTAATAAAGAACAATGAAAATGAGATAGTGGGAATTCAAGGTTTGTCGAGGGATATAACTGATTACAATAATGCGAAAAAAGAGATAATGGAGAGAAATAGGCAGATTCTGGCTATAGGAAATGTGACGCAATTGCTGACTAAAAATTTAGAACCTCGAGATGTTCTATATTCTATTGCTGAGAAAATATCCACCATACTTTCTTCACCACTTTGTACCATAAGGACAATAAATGAGTCAGGAAGATTAGAGCTTATGGTAGCAGCAGGGGAATTGAGAGACATGCCTCTTTTAAAAGAGTTGTCGTTGTCGTCGGATGAAAATGTTAAGCTTCTTGTTTCAAAAGAAATTACTGTTTTGGATCCTAATAAATTCCCGATAGATGATAATTTGCTTTTGCGATTGAAAGAATTAAATGTAAAAAACGTAATAGCTGTTCCACTCATATCTAAAGATAAGGCTGTGGGAATCTTAAACATATTAACAACTTCAAGGCTTGCCAATGATATAAGCTTGTTGAGATCTGTTGCTGATAGTGTGTCTGTTGCCATAGAAAATGCAAATCTATATGACGACATGAGGAATTGGTACTTTAGGACCATCGATGCTTTGGCTCATGCTGTTGAGGCAAAGGATAAGTATACTAAAGGGCATTCGCTTAGAGTTTCGAAGTACGCTGCAATTATAGCCGAAAGCATGGGACTGCCAAAAGATGAGATAGAAAAGATAAGAATTGCTGGTTTGCTGCATGATATAGGAAAGATAGGAGTGGCTGACAGTATACTTACCAAACCTGGAAAACTTACAAGTGAGGAGTACGACAAAATAAAACAACATCCAAAAATATCCAGAAAAATATTAGAACCAATTGGACTATCTAAGGATATAATAGATGGAATTGAAAAGCACCACGAAAGATATGATGGGAAAGGATATCCGTTTGGGCTTAATGACGACAATATACCGCTGATTGCTGCGATACTGTGTGTGGCGGATTCATTCGACGCTATGACATCTGATAGATCGTATAGGAAAGGTATTTCCTTTGACGAGGCTGTAAATGAATTGTTGAAATACAAAGGCACACAGTTTAATCCGAGGGTGGTTGACAGCGTAATATCTATTTACATGAGGGATAGAAAAAAGATGGAGAGGATTAAAATAGAAACGGAAATAGCAAACTAA
- the dnaX gene encoding DNA polymerase III subunit gamma/tau, with translation MYQSLYRKYRPKSFCEVLGQNHIVRTLKNQIKSGRIGHAYLFCGTRGTGKTSVAKIFAKAVNCPNSVDGEPCNKCQICESANNNSLMDIIEIDAASNNSVDDVRELRDNIIYAPSSCKYKVYIIDEVHMLSGSAFNALLKTLEEPPQHAIFILATTEPNKIPATILSRCQRFDFKRISSKVISQNIKKIAEDSQINIDGKAIALIAKHGNGSMRDAISILEQCASYSDVLTYDDVCDILGTVNDDTLFALVNSLNDRDGKEIIKQIDKLMLYGIDVNNLVKALLSFLRDVIVYKTCGDESEEILETEINDVIEKASLFDMAFLSNALEKLIDLQGKIRYAQSPRIMLEITLLKLINPEISPDIDSILDRLNKLENVIKSGKMMPFVEKDIVANDKTLKSEGVFDDVVIKKEAKKTDDIVDKVDKNIEINVNEVFKKLLSMIMKDRPMIFSFLSLGKPYLKDGNFVIEYPKEHVFYKEELNKIENKDYIKDVIKRLTGNDYNIVFAIEEKNEDEQLIEAVKKYFGDVEIID, from the coding sequence ATGTACCAATCACTGTACAGAAAGTATAGGCCCAAAAGTTTTTGTGAAGTTTTGGGGCAAAATCATATTGTCAGAACTTTAAAAAATCAGATAAAAAGCGGACGAATAGGACATGCATACCTTTTTTGCGGTACAAGAGGTACAGGCAAGACAAGTGTTGCGAAGATTTTTGCAAAAGCTGTTAATTGTCCTAATAGCGTAGATGGGGAGCCCTGCAACAAATGTCAGATATGCGAGTCTGCTAATAACAATTCTCTAATGGACATAATAGAGATAGATGCGGCGTCGAATAACAGCGTTGATGATGTGAGAGAATTGAGGGACAACATCATATATGCTCCATCTTCATGTAAGTACAAGGTGTACATTATAGATGAAGTCCATATGCTATCTGGCAGTGCCTTTAATGCCCTTTTAAAAACACTTGAAGAGCCTCCACAGCATGCGATATTTATTTTAGCTACAACTGAGCCAAACAAGATACCTGCAACTATTTTGTCAAGGTGTCAAAGGTTTGACTTTAAAAGGATATCATCGAAAGTCATTTCACAGAATATAAAGAAAATAGCTGAAGACAGCCAAATAAATATAGACGGTAAAGCAATTGCACTGATTGCCAAGCATGGAAATGGTTCTATGAGGGATGCTATAAGCATACTTGAGCAGTGTGCTTCATACAGCGATGTTTTAACGTATGATGATGTGTGCGATATACTCGGCACTGTAAATGATGATACGTTGTTTGCTTTAGTGAATAGTTTAAACGATAGAGATGGAAAAGAAATCATAAAACAGATAGATAAGTTGATGCTTTACGGCATAGACGTAAATAATTTGGTGAAAGCTCTGTTATCTTTTTTGAGAGATGTGATTGTATACAAAACATGTGGTGATGAGTCAGAAGAGATATTAGAAACAGAGATAAATGATGTAATCGAGAAGGCATCTTTATTTGATATGGCGTTTTTATCAAATGCGTTAGAGAAATTGATAGATCTTCAGGGGAAAATAAGATATGCTCAATCTCCCAGAATAATGCTGGAGATAACATTGCTTAAGCTTATAAATCCGGAAATCTCACCTGATATAGACAGCATATTAGATAGACTAAATAAGTTGGAGAATGTGATTAAAAGCGGTAAGATGATGCCGTTTGTAGAGAAGGATATTGTCGCTAATGATAAAACTTTAAAATCTGAAGGGGTTTTTGATGATGTAGTGATAAAAAAAGAAGCGAAAAAAACTGATGATATAGTTGATAAAGTAGATAAGAACATTGAGATAAATGTAAATGAAGTTTTCAAAAAACTGTTAAGTATGATAATGAAAGACAGGCCGATGATTTTTTCTTTTTTAAGCTTAGGCAAACCGTATTTGAAAGATGGCAATTTTGTGATAGAATATCCAAAGGAGCATGTGTTTTATAAAGAAGAACTTAATAAAATCGAAAATAAAGATTACATCAAAGATGTTATTAAAAGACTGACAGGTAATGATTACAACATAGTTTTTGCTATAGAAGAAAAAAATGAAGATGAACAGTTAATTGAGGCAGTAAAAAAATATTTTGGCGATGTAGAAATAATAGATTGA
- a CDS encoding YbaB/EbfC family nucleoid-associated protein — MAKGGFPGGFNMNNMIKQAQQMQEQMKKMQEELENKTVEESAGGGAVKVVANGRKELISIKIDPDVVDKDDVEMLEDLVLAAVNQALRSAEKMIAEEMGKITGGFNIPGLF; from the coding sequence ATGGCTAAAGGAGGATTTCCTGGCGGTTTTAACATGAACAACATGATAAAGCAAGCGCAGCAGATGCAGGAGCAAATGAAGAAAATGCAGGAGGAGCTTGAAAACAAGACGGTTGAGGAGTCTGCAGGCGGTGGAGCTGTAAAGGTAGTGGCAAATGGCAGAAAGGAACTTATAAGTATAAAGATCGATCCGGATGTCGTTGACAAAGACGATGTAGAGATGCTGGAGGATCTTGTATTGGCTGCAGTAAATCAAGCTTTAAGAAGTGCTGAAAAGATGATTGCAGAAGAGATGGGAAAAATAACAGGAGGTTTCAACATACCTGGCTTGTTCTGA
- the recR gene encoding recombination mediator RecR yields the protein MNVYSRSLSRLIDELSRLPGIGRKTAQRLAFYILDMPLDDVVNLSNAILEAKNNLRYCKKCYNFTDSELCSICSDETRDTHTICVVSDPKDVVAMEKTREYRGLYHVLHGAISPMDGIGPEDIKIKELLERIKDAEINEIILATNPDIEGEATAMYIAKLIKPFGIKVTRIAHGVPVGGDLEYTDSVTLSRALEGRREM from the coding sequence ATGAACGTATATTCGAGGTCATTGTCAAGGCTTATTGATGAATTATCAAGACTCCCCGGCATTGGACGCAAGACAGCTCAGAGACTGGCGTTTTACATCTTAGATATGCCTTTAGATGATGTTGTCAATTTGTCTAATGCTATTTTAGAAGCAAAGAACAATTTAAGATACTGTAAAAAGTGCTATAACTTTACTGACAGTGAGCTTTGCAGTATATGCAGTGACGAGACGAGGGATACACATACCATATGTGTAGTTTCCGATCCTAAAGACGTAGTAGCGATGGAAAAGACGAGGGAATATCGAGGATTATACCATGTACTTCACGGTGCAATATCGCCTATGGATGGAATAGGGCCAGAGGATATAAAGATAAAAGAGCTGTTGGAGAGGATAAAAGATGCTGAAATCAATGAAATAATATTAGCTACAAATCCAGATATAGAAGGCGAGGCAACTGCCATGTACATTGCAAAGCTGATAAAACCTTTTGGAATAAAGGTAACAAGAATTGCACACGGTGTACCAGTAGGCGGTGACCTCGAATACACAGATTCTGTAACACTGTCCAGAGCTTTAGAAGGCAGAAGGGAAATGTAA
- the crcB gene encoding fluoride efflux transporter CrcB has translation MEYIYIGVGGFFGAILRYLISTYYQSILHTVFPIETFFINIFGSFLLSYISNLTLEEFNINFNIRLAITTGFIGAFTTFSTFTKETMDLLRNGRIAVAVTYVLLSILIGFIMSFMGFELGDKTAKIIKGREEN, from the coding sequence ATGGAATACATCTATATAGGAGTAGGCGGCTTTTTTGGGGCAATATTAAGATATTTAATTTCTACTTATTATCAAAGTATATTGCATACTGTATTTCCTATTGAGACATTTTTTATAAATATTTTTGGGTCATTTTTGCTGAGCTATATTTCAAATTTAACCCTGGAAGAATTTAATATAAATTTCAATATAAGACTTGCTATTACGACAGGATTTATAGGTGCCTTCACTACATTTTCTACGTTCACTAAAGAGACTATGGATCTACTGAGAAATGGGAGAATCGCAGTTGCAGTAACGTATGTCCTTCTGTCAATACTTATAGGATTTATTATGTCTTTTATGGGATTTGAGTTAGGAGATAAGACAGCAAAAATAATTAAAGGGCGTGAAGAAAATTGA
- the crcB gene encoding fluoride efflux transporter CrcB, producing MLNMLLVGFGGVLGAILRYEISRHIKESREFVVPLETFIINVTGALLLSFLSSPKLIHLFDNDVKLFIMTGFIGAFTTYSTFSHETIDLFRKKHYIHAFLYSSVTVVVGLIGAFLGYYIGSLF from the coding sequence ATGCTAAATATGCTGTTAGTAGGCTTTGGAGGAGTTTTGGGAGCAATATTAAGGTATGAAATATCCAGACACATAAAAGAGAGTAGGGAATTTGTAGTGCCATTAGAAACATTTATCATAAACGTAACAGGTGCCTTATTATTAAGTTTTTTATCAAGTCCTAAGCTTATCCATCTATTTGATAATGATGTAAAATTGTTTATCATGACAGGATTTATAGGTGCTTTTACTACATATTCTACCTTTTCTCATGAGACAATAGATCTTTTTCGAAAAAAACATTATATACATGCATTTTTGTATTCATCTGTTACTGTCGTTGTTGGACTTATTGGCGCTTTTTTAGGATACTATATTGGAAGTTTGTTTTAA
- a CDS encoding HD-GYP domain-containing protein, with protein MILDYFRLLSALSLSLDVMEKRNFGHARKVAYVGIRLARNIGVKNDEEYKIFYSAFLHDIGKSDIVEDINHDSTWKHSLKGSEFVKEMPKGDEFSEIIKYHHENWDGSGYFHLSGNSIPLEAQIIYLADQFDIRYSIISKKLNEYDTRENIKKWLDLESGKAFNPLLVSVFKDLMKQEKFWLDYENYNQFDVLKPYIKNEIMVLGIDALENIAEVFSKIIDNKSHFTYNHSKGISEIAHKAATISGYDQITVQKVKISGLLHDLGKLAIPNEILDKPGKLTEKEFMTIKSHTYFTKIILREIGGIDDIAEWAANHHEKLDGSGYPEGLTGEDLDGISRLMAVCDIYQALTEDRPYRKGVSHIEAIDVIYKLVKQNKVDGKSLEIIREIQKVNK; from the coding sequence TTGATATTAGACTATTTTAGATTGCTTTCAGCGTTATCGCTATCATTAGATGTGATGGAAAAAAGAAATTTTGGACATGCGAGAAAAGTTGCCTATGTTGGCATAAGACTGGCACGAAATATTGGCGTTAAAAACGACGAAGAATATAAGATCTTTTATTCTGCCTTTTTACACGATATAGGAAAAAGCGATATAGTTGAGGACATTAACCATGATAGCACATGGAAGCATTCGTTAAAAGGAAGCGAATTTGTAAAAGAAATGCCGAAAGGGGATGAGTTTTCTGAAATCATCAAGTATCATCATGAAAATTGGGATGGAAGTGGGTATTTCCATCTTAGTGGAAACTCCATTCCTTTAGAAGCACAGATAATATATTTAGCAGATCAATTTGACATAAGGTACAGCATTATATCCAAGAAACTCAATGAGTACGATACAAGGGAAAACATAAAGAAATGGCTTGATTTAGAATCCGGAAAGGCGTTTAATCCACTATTGGTAAGTGTGTTTAAAGATCTAATGAAACAAGAAAAGTTTTGGCTGGATTATGAAAATTATAATCAGTTTGATGTCTTAAAACCGTACATAAAAAATGAAATTATGGTGCTCGGAATAGATGCTCTTGAGAATATCGCTGAAGTTTTTTCAAAAATAATTGATAACAAAAGCCACTTTACGTACAACCATTCAAAAGGCATTTCTGAAATTGCTCATAAAGCAGCTACAATTTCTGGATACGATCAAATTACAGTTCAAAAGGTTAAGATATCAGGTCTTTTGCATGATTTGGGCAAGTTGGCCATACCAAATGAAATATTGGACAAGCCAGGAAAGCTTACCGAAAAAGAATTTATGACGATAAAGTCACATACATACTTTACTAAAATAATACTACGTGAGATAGGAGGAATTGATGATATAGCTGAATGGGCTGCAAATCATCATGAGAAATTGGATGGCTCAGGGTATCCAGAAGGACTTACTGGAGAAGACCTTGATGGAATTTCAAGGCTTATGGCTGTTTGCGATATATACCAAGCACTGACAGAAGATAGACCTTATAGAAAAGGTGTGTCACATATTGAAGCAATCGATGTGATCTATAAATTGGTCAAGCAAAATAAGGTAGATGGGAAATCGCTGGAGATAATAAGAGAAATACAAAAAGTGAACAAATAA
- a CDS encoding DUF2508 family protein: MGTLYKIFREISATKEETNDENDALIDEVKNTMRQLKDAEMYFQSVTDPDLIDQAIYNIESLRKKYTYLLKKAKENGVNFDNFNSLIS, translated from the coding sequence ATGGGCACGCTATATAAAATTTTTAGGGAGATATCAGCTACAAAAGAAGAAACAAATGATGAAAATGATGCTTTGATAGATGAAGTGAAAAACACCATGAGACAGTTAAAAGATGCGGAAATGTATTTTCAAAGTGTTACAGATCCTGACTTAATTGATCAAGCTATTTACAACATAGAGTCATTGAGAAAGAAGTATACTTATTTACTTAAAAAAGCTAAAGAAAACGGTGTGAATTTTGATAATTTCAATTCGCTTATATCATAA
- a CDS encoding pro-sigmaK processing inhibitor BofA family protein — MNLSIEYNIIIAYVVGLFLLYILGWLLVVPRKFLIRLILNGVVGALVLFFINIAGKTFGIYVGINPITALVVGFLGIPGVILLIVLQYIV; from the coding sequence ATGAATTTAAGCATTGAATACAATATAATAATAGCATATGTAGTGGGACTTTTTTTATTATACATACTTGGGTGGTTATTGGTTGTACCGAGAAAATTTCTTATAAGGCTTATTTTAAATGGAGTAGTAGGAGCATTAGTCTTATTTTTTATAAATATTGCTGGAAAGACATTTGGAATATATGTCGGCATAAATCCTATAACAGCTTTAGTTGTAGGCTTTTTAGGCATACCTGGAGTGATTTTGCTTATTGTGCTGCAGTATATCGTGTAA
- a CDS encoding DUF1657 domain-containing protein — MTVKSDIEKAVAAAQSALGTYAQFASATDDPAAKQMFQQMQQDMQRHVNMLNNRLNYINSNNKLNQQQQATQQVQNILSNKK; from the coding sequence ATGACTGTAAAAAGCGATATCGAAAAGGCTGTTGCTGCAGCACAGTCTGCACTTGGAACGTACGCGCAGTTTGCCAGTGCGACAGATGATCCAGCAGCTAAGCAGATGTTTCAGCAGATGCAGCAAGATATGCAAAGACACGTAAATATGCTAAACAATAGGTTGAATTATATAAATTCAAATAACAAATTGAATCAACAGCAGCAGGCTACACAGCAAGTGCAAAATATACTTTCAAATAAAAAATGA
- the ymfI gene encoding elongation factor P 5-aminopentanone reductase has product MFSGKVVVVTGGSGGIGSSICKEVSKLGGCVAIHYNTDYDSACSLKNHIKSNLGYADVFKADIRNREEVETMMKEVVERFGRIDYLVNNAGVSQIKPFMDVSVEDWRYMMDVNLNGMFNCTQSALKYMLKSKKGAIVNVSSMWGIYGASCEVPYSASKGAIIAFTKALAKELGPSNIRVNCVAPGVIETDMNKSLSDDTLKYLSTRTSLERLGMPDEVAKAVVFLLSDQSSFITGQVLTVDGGFV; this is encoded by the coding sequence ATGTTTAGTGGTAAAGTTGTCGTTGTTACAGGTGGGTCTGGAGGCATTGGTTCATCTATATGTAAAGAAGTATCGAAATTAGGCGGATGTGTGGCAATTCATTACAATACAGATTACGATAGTGCATGTAGTTTAAAGAATCATATAAAAAGTAACTTAGGATATGCAGATGTATTTAAAGCAGACATCAGAAATAGAGAAGAAGTAGAAACGATGATGAAAGAAGTAGTTGAGAGATTTGGGCGCATAGATTACTTGGTCAATAATGCTGGTGTTTCACAAATTAAGCCTTTTATGGATGTATCAGTAGAAGATTGGAGATACATGATGGATGTGAATTTAAATGGCATGTTTAATTGTACACAAAGCGCTTTAAAGTATATGCTAAAAAGTAAAAAAGGTGCTATTGTGAATGTTTCATCAATGTGGGGAATATACGGTGCATCTTGTGAAGTGCCATATTCTGCTTCAAAGGGTGCTATTATAGCTTTTACAAAAGCATTAGCAAAAGAATTAGGACCATCAAATATAAGAGTTAATTGTGTTGCACCTGGTGTAATCGAAACAGACATGAATAAAAGCTTGTCAGATGATACACTTAAATATCTGTCGACAAGAACTTCTCTTGAAAGACTTGGGATGCCAGATGAAGTCGCTAAGGCAGTGGTTTTTTTGCTATCTGATCAATCTTCCTTTATAACAGGTCAAGTATTGACTGTAGATGGAGGCTTTGTGTAA
- a CDS encoding sugar phosphate nucleotidyltransferase: MKALLLAGGLGTRLRPLTNFLPKPMVPIMGRPLLESTILRLKNQGVDEVVISTCYKSNHIENYFKNGEKLGVKVSFIKEDIPLGTGGAIKNAEEFFNDTFLILNSDIICDIDIRSLVEYHKSKKALATIAMTKVEDPSQYGVIEYDDNDYITAFKEKPKPYETNSKWINAGIYVFEPQLLNEIPKDEVVSIERDTYPKLLSKGYKMAAYRYDGYWIDIGTIEKYKKVHFDILKKYCKYVDVSHHDIKHRKNIIDNSVKIVEPVFIGSNVKIDAKAEIGPYAIIGDNTHIGSNSIIRHSVLWDNVKVKGNVNLINAVVASNSVVDGMRKIEDEVYANGINDYAVS; the protein is encoded by the coding sequence ATGAAAGCATTATTGCTGGCAGGAGGATTAGGTACAAGGCTAAGACCTCTGACGAATTTTCTTCCTAAACCTATGGTACCTATAATGGGTAGACCATTATTAGAATCTACCATTTTAAGACTTAAAAATCAAGGCGTAGACGAGGTTGTAATAAGCACATGCTATAAATCTAATCATATTGAGAATTATTTTAAAAATGGTGAAAAATTAGGGGTAAAAGTTTCATTCATCAAAGAAGACATACCATTGGGTACAGGTGGGGCTATAAAAAATGCTGAAGAATTTTTCAATGATACTTTCTTAATACTAAATTCAGATATTATATGTGATATCGATATTAGAAGTCTTGTGGAGTATCACAAGTCAAAAAAAGCATTAGCTACTATTGCAATGACTAAAGTAGAGGATCCATCGCAATACGGTGTAATAGAGTATGACGATAATGATTACATTACAGCGTTTAAAGAAAAACCAAAACCATACGAGACTAATTCAAAATGGATAAATGCGGGAATATACGTATTTGAACCGCAGCTATTAAATGAAATCCCTAAAGATGAAGTGGTTTCAATAGAAAGGGATACATATCCAAAACTTTTATCGAAAGGTTATAAAATGGCTGCGTATAGGTATGACGGATATTGGATAGACATAGGAACAATTGAGAAGTACAAAAAAGTCCACTTTGACATATTGAAAAAATATTGCAAATATGTTGATGTAAGCCATCACGATATTAAACATAGAAAAAACATAATCGATAATTCAGTAAAAATTGTTGAGCCTGTTTTTATAGGAAGTAACGTCAAAATAGATGCTAAAGCAGAGATAGGTCCGTATGCGATTATAGGTGATAATACGCATATAGGTTCTAACAGCATTATAAGGCACAGCGTTTTATGGGACAATGTCAAAGTTAAAGGAAATGTAAATTTGATAAATGCTGTTGTGGCTTCAAATAGCGTGGTAGATGGCATGAGGAAAATTGAAGATGAAGTTTATGCAAATGGTATTAACGATTATGCTGTAAGTTGA